One genomic region from Oncorhynchus gorbuscha isolate QuinsamMale2020 ecotype Even-year linkage group LG13, OgorEven_v1.0, whole genome shotgun sequence encodes:
- the LOC123993814 gene encoding zonadhesin-like, with translation MHALIQKELVWQQKTKTKHRNRPPEKPALPTASPEKPALPTVPPEKPALPTASPEKPALPTASPEKPALPTASPEKPALPTVSPRETCSPHCFPRETCPPHCFPRETRSPHCFPRETCPPHCSPRETCSPHCFPRETCSPHCFPRETRSPHCFPRETCPPHCSPRETCSPHCFPRETCPPHCFPRETCSPHCFPRETCPPHCFPQRNLLSPLLPPEKPALPTASPEKPALPTVPPEKPALLTVSPEKPALPTVSPEKPALPTVSPEKPALPTVSPEKPALLTVSPEKPALPTVSPEKPALLTVSPRETCPPHCFPRETCPPHCFPRETCPPHCFPRETCPPHCFPRKTCPPHCFPRETRSPHCFPRETCPPHCFPRETRSPHCFPQRNLPSPLLPQRNLPSPLLPQKNLPSPLLPQRNLPSPLLPQRNLPSPLLPQRNLPSPLFPQRNLPSPLLPQRNLPSPLFPQRNLLSPLLPQRNLPSPLLPQRNLLSPLLPQRNLPSPLFPPEKPALPTASPRETCSPHCFPRETCPPHCSPRETRSPHCFPRETCPPHCFPRETCPPHCFPRETCPPHCFPRETCSPHCFPRETCSPHCFPRETRSPHCFPQRNLPSPLLPQRNLPSPLLPQRNLPSPLFLQRNLLSPLFPQRNLPSPLLPQKNLPSPLLPRETRSPHCFPQRNLPSPLFPQRNLLSPLFPPEKPALPTASPEKPALPTVPPEKPALPTASPEKPALPTASPEKPALPTVSPEKPAFPTPSPEKPALPTASPEKPALPTASPEKPALPTASPEKPALPTASPEKPALPTTSPEKPALPTASPRETCSPHCFPK, from the coding sequence ATGCATGCATTAATTCAAAAAGAACTTGTCTGGCAGCAGAAAACAAAAACCAAACATAGGAACAGACCCCCAGAGAAACCTGCTCTCCCCACTGCTTCCCCAGAGAAACCTGCCCTCCCCACTGTTCCCCCAGAGAAACCTGCTCTCCCCACTGCTTCCCCAGAGAAACCTGCCCTCCCCACTGCTTCCCCAGAGAAACCTGCTCTCCCCACTGCTTCCCCAGAGAAACCTGCCCTCCCCACTGTTTCCCCCAGAGAAACCTGCTCTCCCCACTGCTTCCCCAGAGAAACCTGCCCTCCCCACTGCTTCCCCAGAGAAACCCGCTCTCCCCACTGCTTCCCCAGAGAAACCTGCCCTCCCCACTGTTCCCCCAGAGAAACCTGCTCTCCCCACTGCTTCCCCAGAGAAACCTGCTCTCCCCACTGCTTCCCCAGAGAAACCCGCTCTCCCCACTGCTTCCCCAGAGAAACCTGCCCTCCCCACTGTTCCCCCAGAGAAACCTGCTCTCCCCACTGCTTCCCCAGAGAAACCTGCCCTCCCCACTGCTTCCCCAGAGAAACCTGCTCTCCCCACTGCTTCCCCAGAGAAACCTGCCCTCCCCACTGTTTCCCCCAGAGAAACCTGCTCTCCCCACTGCTTCCCCCAGAGAAACCTGCTCTCCCCACTGCTTCCCCAGAGAAACCTGCCCTCCCCACTGTTCCCCCAGAGAAACCCGCTCTCCTCACTGTTTCCCCAGAGAAACCTGCCCTCCCCACTGTTTCCCCAGAGAAACCTGCCCTCCCCACTGTTTCCCCAGAGAAACCTGCCCTCCCCACTGTTTCCCCAGAGAAACCCGCTCTCCTCACTGTTTCCCCAGAGAAACCTGCCCTCCCCACTGTTTCCCCAGAGAAACCCGCTCTCCTCACTGTTTCCCCCAGAGAAACCTGCCCTCCCCACTGCTTCCCCAGAGAAACCTGCCCTCCCCACTGCTTCCCCAGAGAAACCTGCCCTCCCCACTGCTTCCCCAGAGAAACCTGCCCTCCCCACTGCTTCCCCAGAAAAACCTGCCCTCCCCACTGCTTCCCCAGAGAAACCCGCTCTCCCCACTGCTTCCCCAGAGAAACCTGCCCTCCCCACTGCTTCCCCAGAGAAACCCGCTCTCCTCACTGTTTCCCCCAGAGAAACCTGCCCTCCCCACTGCTTCCCCAGAGAAACCTGCCCTCCCCACTGCTTCCCCAGAAAAACCTGCCCTCCCCACTGCTTCCCCAGAGAAACCTGCCCTCCCCACTGCTTCCCCAGAGAAACCTGCCCTCCCCACTGCTTCCCCAGAGAAACCTGCCCTCCCCACTTTTTCCCCAGAGAAACCTGCCCTCCCCACTGCTTCCCCAGAGAAACCTGCCCTCCCCACTGTTCCCCCAGAGAAACCTGCTCTCCCCACTGCTTCCCCAGAGAAACCTGCCCTCCCCACTGCTTCCCCAGAGAAACCTGCTCTCCCCACTGCTTCCCCAGAGAAACCTGCCCTCCCCACTGTTTCCCCCAGAGAAACCTGCTCTCCCCACTGCTTCCCCCAGAGAAACCTGCTCTCCCCACTGCTTCCCCAGAGAAACCTGCCCTCCCCACTGTTCCCCCAGAGAAACCCGCTCTCCTCACTGTTTCCCCAGAGAAACCTGCCCTCCCCACTGTTTCCCCAGAGAAACCTGCCCTCCCCACTGTTTCCCCAGAGAAACCTGCCCTCCCCACTGTTTCCCCAGAGAAACCTGCTCTCCCCACTGCTTCCCCAGAGAAACCTGCTCTCCCCACTGCTTCCCCAGAGAAACCCGCTCTCCTCACTGTTTCCCCCAGAGAAACCTGCCCTCCCCACTGCTTCCCCAGAGAAACCTGCCCTCCCCACTGCTTCCCCAGAGAAACCTGCCCTCCCCACTGTTTCTCCAGAGAAACCTGCTCTCCCCACTGTTCCCTCAGAGAAACCTGCCCTCCCCACTGCTTCCCCAGAAAAACCTGCCCTCCCCACTGCTTCCCAGAGAAACCCGCTCTCCTCACTGTTTCCCCCAGAGAAACCTGCCCTCCCCACTGTTTCCCCAGAGAAACCTGCTCTCCCCACTGTTTCCCCCAGAGAAACCTGCCCTCCCCACTGCTTCCCCAGAGAAACCTGCCCTCCCCACTGTTCCCCCAGAGAAACCTGCCCTCCCCACTGCTTCCCCAGAGAAACCTGCCCTCCCCACTGCTTCCCCAGAGAAACCTGCCCTCCCCACTGTTTCCCCAGAGAAACCTGCTTTCCCCACTCCTTCCCCAGAGAAACCTGCCCTCCCCACTGCTTCCCCAGAGAAACCTGCCCTCCCCACTGCTTCCCCAGAGAAACCTGCCCTCCCCACTGCTTCCCCAGAAAAACCTGCCCTCCCCACTGCTTCCCCAGAGAAACCTGCCCTCCCCACTACTTCCCCAGAGAAACCTGCCCTCCCCACTGCTTCCCCCAGAGAAACCTGCTCTCCCCACTGTTTCCCCAAATGA